The Apium graveolens cultivar Ventura chromosome 6, ASM990537v1, whole genome shotgun sequence genome contains a region encoding:
- the LOC141664935 gene encoding uncharacterized protein LOC141664935: MKDVVQNADVVAGMLDINSVEVKVLMDSGASRSFIVESVIARLKCVAYPLEPNLIREVVNQDRFTSKKLCPICDRIIDGRHFSADLILFKLGEFDVLLGMDWFSNHYVQIECRSKKVKLETKDDIEVIFKGKKQEKKFLMAIQMKRLLRHECEAYLTHLNDVEKESLRIENIPVVKDFPDVFPDKLPGLPPNREVEFMIDLAPRMELISKAPYQMAPFEIKELAT; the protein is encoded by the coding sequence ATGAAAGATGTTGTGCAGAATGcggatgtggtggcaggtatgcttgatataaactcagtagaagttaAAGTGTTAATGGATTCCGGAGCTAGTAGATCCTTTATTGTTGAAAGTGTTATTGCTAGATTAAAGTGTGTTGCATACCCTCTCGAACCTAATTTGATTAGAGAAGTAGTGAATCAAGACAGATTTACTTCCAAGAAATTATGTCCCATTTGCGATAGGATTATAGATGGTCGGCACTTTTCCGCTGACTTAATTctttttaagttaggagaattcgacgttctattagggatggattggttttCAAACCACTATGTGCAAATCGAATGTAGaagcaagaaagtgaaattaGAGACCAAGGATGATattgaagtgatattcaaaggaaagaagcaagagaagaagtttctAATGGCTATCCAAATGAAGAGACTGTTACGACATGAGTGTGAAGCGTATTTAACACATCTGAATGATGTAGAAAAGGAGTCCTTAAGGATTGAAAATATTCCGGTAGTTAAAGATTTTCCTGATGTGTTTCCAGAtaaattacctggactacctccaaaTCGAGAGGtcgagtttatgattgatttggctccCAGAATGGAATTaatatcgaaagctccctatcaaATGGCACCTTTCGAGATAAAAGAGTTAGCGACGTAG